The following coding sequences are from one Paenibacillus sp. FSL R5-0912 window:
- a CDS encoding glycoside hydrolase family 130 protein: MNDITIGTLTSSPVMVRHPLNPILKPADVPYGPAMVFNAGVTKFKGRYVMVFRNDYGDEGKGIVAPHHTTNLGLAFSDDGIAWEVQPEPCWSWHDEEVVRVYDPRLTVIGERCYLCFAVDTLHGLRGGIAVTDDFRSFEVLSLSLPDNRNMVLFPEKIGGRYVRLERPLPVYSRGGLDRFDMWMSDSPDLKYWGNHKLLLAVENVAYANDKVGPGAPPVKTDKGWLTTFHAVDLDRSRGKNGWEDSWKKRYTAGIMLLDLEDPSRIIGRAAAPLLAPEALYETSGGFRNDVIFPGGMILEDSGEVKIYYGAADTVECLATAHVDDLLRLCLEKRNE, encoded by the coding sequence ATGAACGATATTACGATAGGCACGCTTACCTCAAGTCCGGTAATGGTCCGGCATCCGCTTAACCCCATTCTGAAGCCTGCGGATGTCCCGTACGGGCCGGCCATGGTCTTCAACGCCGGGGTGACGAAGTTCAAGGGCAGATATGTAATGGTATTCCGCAATGACTACGGGGATGAGGGCAAAGGGATCGTCGCTCCCCATCATACAACGAATCTGGGACTTGCCTTCAGCGACGACGGCATAGCCTGGGAGGTGCAGCCGGAGCCGTGCTGGTCCTGGCATGACGAAGAAGTAGTCCGGGTATATGATCCGCGTCTGACCGTAATTGGCGAACGCTGCTATCTGTGCTTCGCGGTCGATACGCTTCACGGCCTGCGCGGCGGGATCGCCGTGACGGATGATTTCCGCTCCTTCGAGGTGCTGAGCCTGTCGCTGCCGGATAACCGCAATATGGTGCTGTTCCCGGAGAAAATCGGCGGCAGATACGTCAGGCTTGAGCGTCCGTTGCCGGTCTACAGCCGGGGCGGACTGGACCGCTTCGATATGTGGATGAGTGATTCCCCGGACCTGAAGTATTGGGGGAATCACAAGCTGCTGCTTGCTGTTGAGAATGTGGCGTATGCCAATGACAAGGTGGGGCCCGGTGCCCCGCCGGTCAAGACGGATAAGGGCTGGCTGACAACATTCCATGCCGTGGATCTTGACCGCAGCCGGGGCAAGAACGGCTGGGAGGACAGCTGGAAGAAACGCTATACCGCCGGGATTATGCTGCTTGACCTTGAAGATCCTAGCCGGATTATCGGCAGGGCGGCAGCGCCGCTGCTGGCACCGGAGGCTCTGTATGAAACCTCGGGCGGCTTCCGCAACGATGTGATTTTTCCCGGCGGGATGATCCTGGAGGATTCCGGGGAGGTCAAGATTTATTACGGTGCTGCGGATACGGTGGAATGCCTGGCGACTGCGCATGTAGATGACCTGCTCCGGCTCTGTCTGGAGAAGAGGAATGAATAA
- a CDS encoding FAD-dependent oxidoreductase has translation MNREKVYDIVIYGGTAAGITAAVQAAKMGKTVVVIEQGQRIGGLTSGGLGDTDVGMKQAVGGLSLEFYRRVGRKYNEDGARWLFEPKVALEVLQDLVAEHPVEVVCGDRLELQDGVTRQGASITSIRMESGNTYNGRIFIDATYEGDLMGKAGVSYMVGREPNSAYGETLNGIQPGDELNELPAGIDPYVLKGVPTSGLLPRVNASRGGCVGDGDNKLQAYNFRMCLTDNPDNRLEIGKPEGYNEADYEILFRAIEQGQRSRFFKLNRVTAEKTDSNNNSGISTDYNGMNHSYAEADYSAREQIWEAHRIYQQGYVWTLQNHPRVPEEIRAVYKPWGLPLDEFTDSGHWTPQLYIRESRRMIGDYVVTEHDVRLDNPVTDSIGMGSFAMDSHHTQYYVNEDGHVSTEGGFYVRLAAPYPISYRAVVPKRTECTNLIVPVCVSATHAAYGSIRMEPVFMILGQSAAAAAALALDGDGIVQNVQVEKLHSILLQENQVLYADV, from the coding sequence ATGAACCGGGAAAAGGTGTATGATATTGTCATTTACGGCGGAACGGCAGCAGGGATTACAGCTGCGGTCCAAGCCGCCAAAATGGGCAAAACCGTGGTGGTGATCGAGCAGGGACAGCGCATTGGGGGCCTTACCAGCGGAGGTCTGGGCGATACGGATGTGGGGATGAAGCAGGCGGTTGGCGGCCTGTCCCTGGAGTTCTACCGGCGGGTGGGCCGGAAATATAACGAAGACGGGGCACGCTGGCTGTTCGAACCCAAAGTGGCGCTCGAAGTCCTGCAGGACCTGGTGGCCGAACACCCTGTTGAAGTCGTCTGCGGAGACAGGCTTGAGCTTCAGGACGGAGTGACCAGACAAGGCGCCAGCATCACCTCTATCCGCATGGAGTCCGGGAACACCTATAACGGCAGGATATTCATTGACGCTACGTATGAAGGAGATCTGATGGGCAAAGCCGGCGTATCCTATATGGTTGGCCGGGAGCCGAATTCAGCGTACGGCGAGACATTAAACGGCATTCAGCCCGGCGATGAGCTGAATGAGCTGCCTGCGGGAATCGACCCTTATGTCCTTAAAGGAGTCCCTACAAGCGGCTTGCTGCCCCGGGTCAATGCTTCCCGCGGCGGCTGTGTCGGTGACGGCGACAACAAGCTTCAGGCGTATAACTTCCGCATGTGCCTGACAGACAATCCGGATAACCGCCTGGAGATCGGCAAGCCTGAGGGGTATAACGAGGCCGATTATGAGATTCTGTTCCGGGCCATCGAGCAGGGACAGCGCTCCCGATTCTTTAAATTAAACCGGGTTACTGCAGAGAAGACGGATTCCAATAACAACAGCGGCATTTCTACGGATTACAACGGAATGAACCATAGCTATGCAGAGGCTGATTATTCTGCAAGAGAACAAATTTGGGAGGCCCACCGTATCTATCAGCAAGGCTATGTCTGGACACTGCAGAATCATCCGCGAGTACCGGAGGAGATCCGGGCGGTCTACAAGCCGTGGGGGCTGCCGCTTGATGAATTCACGGACAGCGGCCACTGGACGCCCCAGTTATATATCAGGGAATCCCGCAGAATGATCGGCGATTATGTGGTTACAGAGCATGATGTCAGACTGGACAACCCGGTGACGGATTCCATCGGAATGGGCTCCTTCGCCATGGACTCGCACCACACCCAATACTATGTGAACGAAGACGGCCATGTAAGTACAGAGGGCGGATTCTATGTTAGATTGGCTGCACCTTACCCGATTAGCTACCGTGCGGTTGTGCCGAAACGGACGGAGTGCACCAATCTGATCGTACCGGTATGTGTATCTGCTACCCATGCCGCCTACGGCTCAATCCGGATGGAACCGGTATTCATGATCCTGGGGCAGTCAGCTGCAGCCGCTGCTGCACTGGCGCTCGACGGGGACGGGATTGTTCAGAATGTACAGGTGGAGAAGCTGCATTCCATCCTGCTTCAAGAAAATCAGGTTTTGTATGCAGACGTCTAA
- a CDS encoding cache domain-containing sensor histidine kinase, whose product MDYFRKQSFRSKLKTAFLAVILLSVLMTGGLSYSISAAIMEKNALKLTQDTVVKSAQIIDEKLNKLTLIMMTFMISQPFHDMMRDVVSGDTGRYYTHLNDLDNVFSQARIAEPLIQSIYVSTPIGEFYPSSMNRNRLTEFKDTFLYERIEQEKRNLWIEGHEDMLFSGKDRVISLILEPIFDTPVSGVYIVVNIREDGFRKLVSGGTGGGARSFLLNAAGEPVYSVKDPLVRQAVEGSHLTGRISSSRDLSNTFKLGGESYLLNYAHLGIADWTMTTIQSKASVLKDMIYVKWMLVVVALAAFTVTMMVSGAFTRYLLGPLQGLMKVMKKVESNDLTARFESSSGDELAQVGIRFNRMLEQIVVLIGEVTEAETNKRSAEIKALSAQMDPHFLYNTLNTIYWKLNLKQVEQSQRMVVSLSRLFQLGLNKGQEITTLSKELEHVRQYLELQCSCYEGLFRYEIHVEDEALNTLPIPRILLQPLVENSILHGFRDLESGGVIGIEILDEGERWCLTVRDNGSGMEEDQVRALFWRESDKGYAVSNLIRRLQLYYGDSAVFRVDSGPGRGTAVIISLPKREEHQDGR is encoded by the coding sequence ATGGACTATTTCCGGAAGCAATCGTTCCGCAGTAAATTAAAGACTGCATTCCTGGCCGTGATTCTCCTCTCTGTGCTGATGACCGGAGGACTGTCCTATTCCATCTCGGCGGCAATCATGGAGAAGAATGCGCTGAAGCTCACCCAGGATACCGTCGTCAAATCGGCACAGATCATCGATGAGAAGCTGAACAAGCTGACACTGATTATGATGACCTTTATGATCAGCCAGCCTTTTCACGATATGATGAGAGATGTTGTCTCCGGGGACACAGGCAGATATTATACCCACCTGAATGATCTTGATAACGTTTTCTCGCAGGCGCGGATTGCCGAGCCGCTGATTCAGTCCATCTATGTGTCCACGCCGATCGGGGAGTTCTACCCGTCGTCGATGAACCGTAACCGGCTGACGGAGTTCAAGGATACGTTTCTATATGAGCGCATTGAACAGGAGAAGAGGAACCTGTGGATCGAGGGCCATGAGGACATGCTGTTCTCCGGTAAGGACCGGGTGATCTCACTGATTCTGGAGCCCATATTCGATACTCCGGTCAGCGGTGTATATATCGTAGTCAATATCCGCGAAGACGGCTTCCGAAAGCTGGTAAGCGGAGGCACCGGCGGCGGGGCGCGCAGCTTCCTGCTGAACGCGGCAGGTGAGCCTGTGTATTCTGTGAAGGACCCGCTGGTCCGGCAGGCGGTGGAGGGCAGTCATCTGACCGGTAGGATCAGCAGCAGCCGGGATCTCAGCAATACGTTTAAGCTGGGCGGTGAATCCTATCTGCTGAACTATGCCCATCTGGGCATCGCAGATTGGACGATGACCACGATCCAGTCCAAAGCCAGCGTGCTGAAGGATATGATCTATGTAAAATGGATGCTTGTGGTGGTGGCCCTCGCCGCCTTTACGGTCACAATGATGGTATCCGGCGCTTTTACCCGTTATCTGCTGGGGCCGCTGCAGGGGCTGATGAAGGTGATGAAAAAGGTGGAAAGCAACGATCTGACCGCCCGGTTCGAGAGCAGCAGCGGGGACGAGCTGGCTCAGGTCGGTATCCGGTTCAACCGGATGCTGGAGCAGATCGTAGTGCTTATCGGTGAAGTTACCGAGGCTGAGACGAATAAACGCTCGGCGGAGATCAAGGCGCTGTCGGCGCAGATGGACCCCCACTTTCTGTACAACACGCTGAATACGATCTACTGGAAGCTGAATCTGAAGCAGGTGGAGCAGTCGCAGCGAATGGTAGTGTCGCTGTCCCGGCTGTTTCAGCTGGGGCTGAATAAGGGGCAGGAAATCACCACGCTGTCCAAGGAGCTGGAGCATGTCCGCCAGTATCTGGAGCTGCAGTGCAGCTGCTATGAGGGGTTGTTCCGTTATGAAATCCACGTAGAGGATGAAGCGCTGAATACACTCCCTATTCCGCGCATTCTGCTTCAGCCGCTGGTGGAGAACAGTATTCTGCATGGCTTCCGCGATCTGGAGAGCGGAGGCGTAATCGGTATAGAAATACTGGACGAGGGAGAACGCTGGTGTCTTACGGTCCGCGACAATGGAAGCGGCATGGAGGAGGATCAGGTCCGTGCGCTGTTCTGGCGGGAATCGGATAAGGGGTATGCCGTTTCCAATCTGATCCGCAGACTGCAGCTGTACTACGGGGACAGTGCGGTGTTCCGGGTGGACAGCGGGCCAGGCAGGGGAACGGCGGTCATCATATCTTTACCGAAGAGAGAGGAGCATCAGGATGGACGATAA
- a CDS encoding carbohydrate ABC transporter permease yields the protein MNEHVISKQPAGRAQTAPRPSGHAGRIAVRTVMWLFLLATALLTLFPLLMTLTGSLKTGAEMMTGGSLLPAKLQFANYAEAWKQANFARYTWNSAFMSVMVTVGTLLVASMAAYVVDRRDFPGKRIYVTVQASMMFISVGAIVLRPQFDLMVALHLNTTLWGVILILVSAHSSTFFMLQGFFKAIPRELDEAAMVDGSGFIRTFFRIILPLLTPGLGVAGLFAFRHSWNEYILPLVFTMTNPKLQTLTVGLANLRYGSSAAMQIHLMMAGACLSILPMLLAYILANKTFIQVTAGSVKG from the coding sequence ATGAATGAACATGTGATATCCAAGCAGCCGGCGGGACGGGCGCAGACCGCCCCCCGGCCGTCCGGCCATGCCGGAAGAATAGCGGTCCGGACGGTGATGTGGCTGTTTCTGCTGGCAACGGCGCTCCTGACCTTGTTTCCGCTGCTGATGACGCTGACCGGTTCGCTGAAGACCGGGGCGGAAATGATGACCGGCGGCAGCCTGCTTCCGGCGAAGCTGCAATTCGCCAACTATGCGGAAGCCTGGAAACAGGCCAACTTTGCCCGCTATACCTGGAACAGTGCTTTTATGAGTGTAATGGTTACGGTGGGGACGCTGCTGGTAGCTTCGATGGCCGCCTATGTGGTGGACCGGCGCGATTTTCCCGGTAAACGGATCTATGTCACGGTGCAGGCTTCCATGATGTTCATTTCGGTGGGTGCGATTGTACTGCGCCCGCAGTTCGATCTGATGGTTGCCCTGCATCTGAATACCACGCTGTGGGGAGTTATTCTGATTCTGGTCAGTGCCCATTCCAGCACCTTTTTCATGCTGCAGGGCTTCTTCAAAGCGATTCCCCGCGAACTGGATGAAGCGGCTATGGTCGACGGCTCCGGCTTCATCCGCACCTTCTTCCGCATCATTCTGCCGCTCCTGACTCCAGGACTGGGTGTTGCCGGACTGTTCGCCTTCCGCCATTCGTGGAACGAATACATCCTGCCGCTGGTATTCACCATGACCAATCCGAAGCTGCAGACGCTGACCGTGGGGCTGGCGAATCTCCGCTACGGATCTTCCGCCGCGATGCAGATCCATCTGATGATGGCCGGGGCCTGCCTGTCCATTCTGCCGATGCTGCTGGCGTATATTCTGGCGAACAAGACCTTTATCCAGGTTACGGCCGGTTCAGTTAAAGGGTAG
- a CDS encoding response regulator, with product MDDNGVISLCIIDDIKSVVAGLTCMNWAEQGIRVAGTAANGEDGLDMISELRPDLVITDIRMPRMDGLSMLRAVLERHRDCKVILISGYADFEYAQQAVQLGAFDFVVKPFTEEDIMKAVLRAKAEIMEERSKLLTLREMENMLRESLPVLRQEYFALLVSHRTAWEQAAARWEFLNIDLNPQGFVVMLLEIDRFQERAAELSIREVELIRFSLLNITQETIAEHVRCVVFRARHNRYLAVMNDCSAVSAVEIAERCCRNIERYTKFTVSVGVGGRVEETSELPDSYLQANRALAYHLFTEGNAAIRYDDILPAGSQEPLSLEYKDELLLALRSGNAGKAAAILEDISTGLQSLISRQNPDYLLSLYDELAASAIRSFYELIPYADIQPLIQRFRAVQGTAGLPLASLQRQLLELCVEGAALVRKNSLSEGQKVIYASLDYIQSHLSEDITVGDCAAHVHLSASYYSSLFKKVTGMTVTQYVTTEKIQKAKALLIEGMPVQEVALAAGYEERRYFSEMFKKITGQTPSEFRAGYHPDRPEEKPYR from the coding sequence ATGGACGATAATGGTGTGATCAGCTTATGCATTATAGACGATATCAAAAGCGTAGTCGCAGGACTCACCTGCATGAATTGGGCGGAGCAGGGTATCCGGGTGGCGGGTACGGCAGCCAACGGGGAGGATGGCCTGGACATGATCTCGGAGCTCCGCCCGGATCTTGTCATTACGGATATACGGATGCCGAGAATGGATGGACTCTCCATGCTGCGGGCCGTGCTGGAGCGCCACCGGGACTGTAAGGTGATTCTGATCAGCGGATATGCCGATTTTGAATATGCGCAGCAGGCTGTCCAGCTTGGCGCTTTTGACTTTGTCGTCAAGCCGTTTACCGAAGAGGATATTATGAAGGCGGTGCTGCGGGCGAAGGCGGAGATTATGGAAGAAAGGTCGAAGCTGCTTACCCTGCGGGAGATGGAAAATATGCTGCGGGAGAGTCTGCCGGTGCTGCGGCAGGAATATTTCGCCCTGCTGGTCAGCCACCGTACAGCCTGGGAGCAGGCGGCAGCCCGCTGGGAATTCCTGAATATCGATCTGAACCCGCAGGGGTTTGTGGTCATGCTGCTTGAGATCGATCGCTTTCAGGAGCGGGCAGCCGAGCTGTCCATCCGCGAGGTGGAACTGATCCGCTTCTCGCTGCTCAATATCACGCAGGAGACGATTGCCGAGCATGTGCGGTGCGTAGTCTTCCGCGCCAGACATAACCGCTATCTGGCGGTTATGAATGACTGCAGCGCGGTCAGTGCAGTGGAGATCGCCGAACGCTGCTGCCGGAATATTGAGCGCTATACCAAGTTCACCGTTTCGGTCGGGGTCGGAGGCAGAGTGGAGGAGACGAGTGAGCTGCCCGACTCCTATCTGCAGGCCAACCGGGCGCTGGCCTATCATCTGTTCACGGAAGGCAATGCAGCCATCCGCTATGACGATATTCTTCCGGCCGGCAGCCAGGAGCCGCTGTCCCTGGAATACAAGGATGAGCTGCTGCTGGCGCTGCGCTCCGGCAATGCCGGCAAGGCAGCGGCCATTCTGGAGGATATATCGACGGGCCTCCAGAGTCTAATCTCCCGGCAGAATCCGGATTATCTGCTCAGCTTGTACGATGAGCTGGCTGCCTCGGCGATCCGGAGCTTCTATGAGCTGATTCCGTATGCGGATATTCAGCCCCTGATCCAGAGGTTCAGGGCCGTTCAGGGAACAGCCGGACTGCCGCTGGCCTCTCTGCAGCGGCAGTTGCTGGAGTTATGCGTGGAAGGGGCCGCACTGGTGCGCAAGAACAGCCTGTCCGAGGGGCAGAAGGTCATCTATGCCTCACTAGATTATATCCAGAGCCATCTCTCTGAGGATATAACGGTAGGGGATTGCGCCGCTCATGTCCATCTCAGCGCGAGCTACTACTCCAGCCTGTTCAAGAAGGTGACCGGTATGACGGTCACACAGTATGTGACAACGGAGAAGATCCAGAAGGCCAAAGCGCTGCTAATAGAGGGGATGCCTGTGCAGGAGGTCGCCCTTGCAGCGGGTTACGAGGAGCGGCGGTATTTCAGCGAAATGTTCAAGAAAATCACCGGGCAGACACCTTCAGAATTCAGGGCGGGCTATCATCCTGACCGGCCGGAGGAGAAACCTTACCGATGA
- a CDS encoding carbohydrate ABC transporter permease produces the protein MIYKWRRLGENSLFLAPSIILTLILGIYPLFWMLRYMFYDYAGYGEALFVGLDNFRRLLRDGLFWESVRNTFVFAGGKLLLTLPLSLLLAVILNGKLRGSNLLRGIYFMPTVISTAVISVVFYNIFNSYNGMVNTVLMKLHLVSQPIDWLGPKHAMLTVIIVAVWGAVGNYMLLFLAGLQSIPQDLYESAAIDGANAGRRFWNITLPMLAPVAQMVIMLAIIASLKGYESIMVITEGGPIGKTEVMYLYLYKLLFPVSTGSPVAQQLGYGSAVGFASALIVGAVTGLYFFFSRKMNKVY, from the coding sequence ATGATTTACAAATGGAGAAGGCTTGGGGAGAACTCCCTGTTCCTTGCACCGAGCATTATTCTGACGCTCATCCTTGGCATCTATCCTTTATTCTGGATGCTGCGCTATATGTTCTACGATTATGCCGGGTACGGCGAGGCGCTGTTCGTAGGCCTGGACAATTTCCGCCGGCTGCTGCGGGACGGCCTATTCTGGGAGTCAGTCCGCAATACCTTCGTCTTTGCCGGAGGCAAGCTGCTGCTGACCCTGCCGCTGTCCCTGCTGCTGGCTGTCATTCTTAATGGCAAACTGCGCGGGTCTAATCTGCTCAGGGGCATCTATTTTATGCCGACCGTGATCAGTACGGCGGTGATCTCCGTTGTTTTTTATAACATCTTCAATTCCTATAACGGGATGGTTAACACGGTTCTGATGAAGCTGCATCTGGTCTCACAGCCGATTGACTGGCTTGGTCCGAAGCATGCAATGCTGACGGTAATTATCGTGGCGGTCTGGGGCGCGGTCGGCAACTATATGCTGCTCTTTCTCGCCGGGCTGCAGAGCATTCCGCAGGATCTGTACGAGAGCGCGGCCATTGACGGGGCGAACGCCGGAAGACGCTTCTGGAATATTACGCTTCCGATGCTGGCTCCGGTTGCCCAGATGGTCATTATGCTGGCGATTATCGCTTCCCTGAAGGGCTATGAGAGCATCATGGTCATTACAGAAGGCGGACCGATCGGCAAAACCGAAGTGATGTACCTCTATCTGTATAAGCTGTTATTCCCTGTATCCACCGGTTCACCGGTAGCACAGCAGCTGGGCTACGGCAGTGCCGTGGGCTTCGCATCCGCCTTGATTGTCGGTGCGGTTACCGGACTGTATTTCTTCTTCAGCCGCAAAATGAACAAGGTGTATTAG
- a CDS encoding ABC transporter substrate-binding protein gives MQKKWLGLSLSLMLAAGIAGCGGNNNNKGAATEAPEAGTAAPAATAAAGGNTAASEPVQLKYWTDDRHDQEYIKELINKFNETNGENIQVELTVMSENYAQSVDIAFTSNQAPDLLRLKSGNTAEFVKKGYLAPIDGYLTDDMKTKFGSVIIDNVNRIDGKVYSLANTGLTLRLIYNKDLFAKAGIANPPVSLQEMVEDAKKITEAGKSEGVYGFALNFKSPKAAFDRSIREILSLSGYQGLGFDLKTGQFDFAPYSQTIEYFKQMYEDGSILPGAETLDIDPLRAQFAAGKIGMYLSFSTEPGVYQDQFPTEINWAGALAPTLDGQIKGTSEIVSAGTWLGISAKSAHQEAAWKFMQYMYGDDILKTYHEKGFGIAVVPSIVEQAKKPEINGMEGFLVGEHDSLWPAVPSVTPEGSTYADAFFKYILAGGDAKAITEDLNTRYNAALTKAVEKGEVTVTPDPAFDPLKPQGE, from the coding sequence ATGCAGAAAAAATGGTTGGGTCTCAGCTTGAGCCTCATGCTGGCCGCCGGAATCGCCGGCTGCGGCGGGAACAACAACAATAAGGGTGCGGCAACTGAAGCGCCTGAAGCGGGTACGGCAGCTCCTGCGGCAACAGCCGCTGCTGGAGGCAATACTGCCGCAAGCGAGCCTGTACAGCTTAAATACTGGACGGACGACCGTCATGACCAGGAATATATCAAAGAATTGATCAACAAGTTCAATGAGACGAACGGTGAGAATATCCAGGTGGAGCTGACGGTGATGTCCGAGAACTACGCGCAGAGCGTGGATATCGCTTTTACCAGCAATCAGGCACCGGATCTGCTCCGTCTGAAGAGCGGCAATACAGCTGAATTTGTCAAAAAAGGATATCTGGCACCGATTGACGGTTATCTTACCGATGACATGAAAACCAAATTCGGCAGCGTAATTATCGACAATGTCAACCGGATTGACGGCAAGGTGTACTCTTTGGCTAATACCGGCCTCACCCTGCGCCTGATCTATAACAAGGACCTCTTTGCCAAAGCGGGTATTGCGAATCCCCCGGTATCGCTGCAGGAAATGGTCGAAGATGCCAAGAAAATTACCGAAGCCGGTAAATCCGAAGGTGTCTATGGCTTCGCGCTGAACTTCAAAAGTCCGAAGGCGGCTTTTGACCGTTCGATCCGTGAGATTCTCTCCTTGAGCGGCTATCAGGGACTCGGCTTTGACCTGAAGACAGGCCAGTTTGATTTCGCACCTTACTCCCAGACCATCGAGTACTTCAAGCAGATGTATGAAGACGGCAGCATTCTGCCAGGTGCAGAGACACTGGACATCGATCCGCTGCGCGCCCAATTTGCGGCAGGCAAAATCGGGATGTACCTCTCCTTCTCGACAGAGCCTGGGGTGTATCAGGACCAGTTCCCGACTGAAATCAACTGGGCGGGTGCCCTGGCTCCAACACTGGATGGCCAGATTAAAGGAACCTCTGAAATCGTGTCCGCCGGTACCTGGCTCGGCATCAGTGCCAAATCAGCGCATCAGGAGGCCGCCTGGAAATTCATGCAATACATGTACGGTGACGATATTCTGAAGACGTATCATGAGAAGGGCTTCGGGATTGCCGTAGTGCCAAGCATTGTAGAACAGGCCAAAAAACCAGAAATTAACGGCATGGAAGGGTTCCTGGTCGGCGAGCATGACTCGCTCTGGCCTGCAGTGCCAAGCGTTACTCCGGAGGGCTCTACTTATGCGGATGCTTTCTTCAAATATATCCTTGCAGGCGGAGACGCCAAGGCCATCACTGAAGATTTGAACACAAGATATAATGCCGCCTTGACTAAAGCGGTAGAGAAGGGCGAGGTTACCGTTACGCCGGACCCTGCCTTTGATCCGCTGAAACCGCAGGGAGAATAA
- a CDS encoding AraC family transcriptional regulator — protein MMKPDPHRSGIIYANYFAHTKPHSVKYEEGLTYYLFRFQAEGTCRALVAGNYETIIPGDLLIYPPDQPYALSVQPRSVPASGETQPASDYFLAGKGEWLDAWWANTSLPVKTNIGFDDTVLTLWKHIISEKKKMMQNLDEIMDYLLRTFCLTLEHVIGINPRTKGADTAYMLKLFIDNHAHEPLSLERISASAGLSVSRCSYLFKASFGQSMFAYCISVRLKLAQQQVLYSDLTLEQIADKTGFQSYAHFCRMFRGHFEHSPGEYRRKFGFRIKTDGCAD, from the coding sequence ATGATGAAGCCAGATCCGCATCGTTCCGGCATCATATATGCTAACTATTTCGCACACACGAAGCCCCACTCCGTGAAGTACGAAGAGGGGCTGACCTACTATCTGTTCCGGTTTCAGGCAGAAGGTACCTGCCGGGCGCTGGTGGCCGGGAATTACGAGACCATCATCCCCGGCGACCTGCTCATTTATCCTCCCGATCAGCCCTACGCACTAAGCGTTCAGCCCCGAAGCGTACCGGCATCGGGTGAGACTCAGCCTGCTTCGGACTATTTCCTGGCCGGCAAGGGGGAATGGCTGGACGCGTGGTGGGCCAACACAAGCCTGCCCGTAAAAACGAATATCGGGTTTGACGATACGGTGCTTACGCTATGGAAGCATATTATCAGCGAGAAGAAAAAAATGATGCAGAACCTGGACGAGATCATGGACTATCTTCTGAGAACGTTTTGCCTGACCCTGGAGCATGTGATTGGGATCAATCCGCGCACCAAGGGAGCGGATACCGCGTACATGCTTAAGCTATTCATAGACAACCATGCCCATGAACCGCTTAGCCTGGAGCGGATATCGGCCTCCGCCGGGTTAAGTGTGTCCCGCTGCTCCTATCTGTTCAAGGCTTCTTTTGGCCAATCCATGTTCGCCTACTGTATCAGCGTCAGACTGAAGCTTGCGCAGCAGCAGGTGCTGTACAGTGATCTGACGCTTGAACAGATTGCCGACAAAACGGGCTTCCAGAGCTATGCCCACTTCTGCCGGATGTTCCGCGGACACTTTGAACATTCTCCGGGAGAATACCGGCGCAAATTCGGTTTCCGGATCAAGACGGATGGATGCGCAGATTAG